One Streptomyces sp. NBC_01217 genomic region harbors:
- a CDS encoding WXG100 family type VII secretion target: MPESVDYDISSIKIDPQTLGAEGGSLMSLANEIGEAIVRINNTAAALKLGWVAPSADEAHEFGERWTRVMRQMFGEKDGQIGVLPALAGGILGTAVGFSHLELELESAFVNFSNELAVPSGGDTGPSDHTGPGFPITQDFPN, from the coding sequence ATGCCCGAGAGCGTCGACTACGACATCAGCTCGATAAAGATCGACCCGCAGACGCTCGGCGCGGAGGGCGGCAGTCTGATGTCGCTCGCCAACGAGATCGGTGAAGCGATCGTGCGGATCAACAACACCGCCGCCGCCCTGAAATTGGGGTGGGTGGCGCCCAGCGCCGATGAGGCGCATGAATTCGGCGAACGCTGGACACGGGTGATGCGGCAGATGTTCGGCGAGAAGGACGGCCAGATCGGCGTCCTTCCCGCCCTCGCCGGAGGAATCCTCGGAACGGCCGTCGGATTCAGCCACCTGGAACTCGAGCTGGAATCCGCATTCGTCAATTTCTCCAATGAGCTCGCGGTTCCGTCCGGTGGCGACACCGGCCCGTCGGACCACACCGGACCCGGCTTCCCCATCACTCAGGACTTCCCGAACTAA